The Impatiens glandulifera chromosome 3, dImpGla2.1, whole genome shotgun sequence genome contains a region encoding:
- the LOC124930596 gene encoding beta-glucosidase 12-like has product MKDMGLDAYRFSISWSRILPSGKLNGGLNMEGIQYYNNLLTELFDKGLVPFVTLFHWDLPQALEDEYGGFLSPNIVTDFQDYADICFREFGDRVKYWITLNEPWSYSYAGYATGNLAPGRCSPSIYINCTGGDSSTEPYLVTHHQLLAHAAAVELYRDKYQAHQKGKIGITLVAQWTVPYSESRHDQNAALRYLDFMVGWFVDPLTSGVYPRTMRFLVGQRLPNFTKEQSDMLKGSFDFLGLNYYTANYARDVGNHKHNVHPSYLSDPLVNLLTKRNGKLIGPQAASSWLFVYPRGIRDILLYVKNKYNNPLIYITENGVDEVNNGTLSLEEALVDNMRIDYYYQHLLFLNQAIEDGVNVKGYFAWSLLDNFEWSSGYTVRFGIYFIDYKDGLKRHPKRSAQWFKNFLGGKKKM; this is encoded by the exons ATGAAAGACATGGGATTAGATGCTTACAGATTTTCGATATCATGGTCCAGAATATTGCCTA GTGGAAAATTAAACGGCGGTTTAAACATGGAGGgtattcaatattataataaccTTTTAACTGAGTTATTTGATAAAG GTTTAGTACCCTTTGTCACTTTGTTCCATTGGGATCTTCCTCAAGCTTTAGAAGATGAATATGGTGGATTCTTAAGCCCTAATATTGT GACAGATTTCCAAGACTATGCTGATATTTGTTTTCGAGAATTTGGAGACCGGGTAAAGTATTGGATCACACTTAACGAGCCATGGTCATATAGTTATGCTGGTTATGCAACCGGAAATTTAGCACCAGGGCGTTGTTCGCCTTCGATATATATAAATTGCACTGGTGGGGATTCTTCAACCGAGCCTTATTTAGTAACGCACCACCAACTATTGGCTCATGCAGCAGCAGTAGAGTTATATCGAGATAAATATCAG GCACATCAGAAGGGTAAGATTGGTATTACACTAGTAGCCCAATGGACTGTTCCTTACTCAGAATCAAGGCATGATCAAAATGCCGCATTAAGATATCTTGATTTCATGGTTGGATG GTTTGTGGATCCGTTAACTAGCGGTGTCTATCCACGAACAATGCGATTTCTTGTTGGCCAAAGACTTCCCAATTTCACAAAAGAACAATCTGATATGCTAAAAGGATCGTTTGATTTTCTTGGATTGAATTATTACACAGCTAACTACGCAAGAGATGTAGGCAACCATAAGCATAATGTTCATCCGAGCTATTTATCCGATCCTCTCGTAAACCTTCTAA CTAAACGCAATGGGAAATTAATTGGTCCACAG GCTGCTTCGAGTTGGCTCTTTGTGTATCCACGAGGAATTCGGGACATTCTTCTCTATGTgaaaaacaagtataacaaTCCACTCATTTACATCACTGAAAATG GAGTGGATGAGGTAAATAATGGTACTCTTTCTTTAGAAGAGGCCTTAGTTGATAACATGAGGattgattattattatcaaCATCTCTTGTTCCTCAACCAAGCTATCGA GGATGGTGTAAATGTGAAGGGTTATTTTGCATGGTCGTTGTTGGATAATTTTGAATGGAGTTCAGGTTATACGGTTCGATTTGGAATCTATTTTATAGACTATAAGGATGGATTGAAAAGACATCCAAAACGTTCTGCTCAATGGTTCAAGAATTTTCTTGGAGGAAAGAAGAAGATGTGA
- the LOC124930597 gene encoding cytokinin dehydrogenase 5-like, giving the protein MAKQNILLLLLSFFIIVSITNALTTNHSDLLCLGIDGSLTATAAAAAVKSVSTDFGGMTSIQPMAVLHPSSATDVARIVKAAYESADGFTVSARGHGHSINGQAMTEDGVVVDMAAPAAAGMTPAPEVSEEFMFVDVWGGQMWIDVLMFCVDGYGLAPKSWTDYLYLTVGGTLSNGGISGQAFSFGPQISNVLELDVVTGKGELLTCSEEINSELFHAVLGGLGQFGIITRARISLQPAPQRVRWIRVLYSDFSVFTHDQEYLISLESNYKKFDYVEGFVIVDQTVINNWRSSFFSSSNSFDIISIKAKANVGVLYCLELTKNYNDNDIDIVDQEVDELMKKLNFIPDTIFTMELDYIDFLDRVHKSELKLRSMGLWDVPHPWLNIFVPKSKIGDFDNGVFKGILGNNSNGPILIYPMNKDKWDKRTSMVLPNEDVFYLVAFLRSAFNNGDETQSLEFLSNQNNQILKFCDDAGIEHKQYFPHYVTQEEWKRHFGEKWTQFIQRKVEFDPRSILATGQRIFKPDFTKCLASSLMDSHKDHSYFTI; this is encoded by the exons ATGGCTAAAcagaatattttattattattattatcattcttcATTATCGTATCAATTACAAACGCCCTAACAACAAACCACTCTGACCTTCTTTGCCTCGGTATTGACGGATCCCTAACCGCCACCGCCGCCGCGGCCGCCGTTAAATCAGTTTCAACTGATTTCGGCGGCATGACATCAATCCAACCAATGGCTGTTCTCCACCCGTCTTCCGCCACTGACGTGGCGAGAATAGTGAAAGCGGCTTACGAATCGGCTGACGGGTTCACTGTATCTGCTCGTGGTCATGGTCATTCTATTAACGGACAGGCGATGACGGAGGATGGTGTTGTTGTTGATATGGCGGCACCGGCGGCGGCGGGGATGACGCCGGCGCCGGAGGTTTCGGAGGAATTTATGTTTGTGGATGTTTGGGGGGGTCAAATGTGGATTGATGTTTTGATGTTTTGTGTTGATGGGTATGGACTTGCTCCGAAATCTTGGACGGATTATTTGTATTTGACGGTAGGAGGAACACTTTCAAATGGAGGAATTAGTGGCCAAGCATTTAGTTTTGGGCCACAAATAAGCAATGTTCTTGAGCTCGATGTTGTTACAG GTAAGGGCGAGTTATTGACATGTTCGGAAGAGATAAATTCAGAACTTTTTCATGCGGTTCTTGGTGGTCTTGGTCAGTTTGGGATCATCACTCGAGCTCGGATTTCACTTCAACCTGCACCCCAAAGG gtGAGGTGGATTAGGGTTTTATATTCAGATTTCTCTGTTTTTACCCATGATCAAGAGTATCTCATCTCCCTCGAGTCTAATTATAAGAAGTTTGACTATGTTGAGGGTTTCGTCATTGTTGATCAAACTGTCATAAATAATTGGAGATCCTCCTTTTTCTCTTCAAGCAATTCTTTCGACATTATCTCCATCAAAGCTAAAGCTAATGTTGGTGTCTTGTATTGCCTTGAGCTCACTAAGAACTACAATGATAACGATATAGATATTGTGGATCAG GAAGTGGATGAGTTGATGAAGAAATTAAACTTTATACCAGACACTATTTTTACAATGGAACTGGATTACATAGATTTCTTGGACCGGGTTCATAAGTCAGAGTTGAAACTCCGGTCCATGGGCTTATGGGATGTACCCCATCCTTGGCTAAACATATTTGTACCAAAATCAAAGATTGGTGATTTTGATAATGGAGTTTTCAAGGGCATTTTGGGAAATAACTCCAATGGACCTATTCTCATATATCCCATGAATAAGGACAA GTGGGACAAGAGAACATCGATGGTCTTGCCCAATGAGGACGTGTTCTACCTCGTGGCATTCTTGAGATCCGCATTCAACAATGGAGATGAAACACAATCTCTTGAATTTTTAAGCAATCAGAACAatcaaatattgaaattttgtgACGATGCAGGAATCGAGCACAAACAATATTTTCCACACTATGTGACTCAAGAAGAATGGAAGCGTCATTTTGGCGAAAAATGGACCCAATTTATTCAACGAAAAGTAGAATTTGATCCTCGCTCCATCTTAGCCACGGGACAACGCATATTTAAGCCAGATTTTACTAAATGTTTGGCATCTTCATTAATGGACAGTCACAAAGATCATTCATACTTTACGATTTAA
- the LOC124932744 gene encoding probable xyloglucan endotransglucosylase/hydrolase protein 26, whose protein sequence is MASRGELGRSMMWLVVILVGSFCLNHVRADFTTDTTFNFGSHQSSILNNGSDLQLVLTNSSGGGIQSKNQYLFGSFEVSIKLIRGNSAGTVTTFYLSSIGNNHDEIDFEFLGNETGQPYTIHTNIFVKGVGNKEQQFRLWFDPTSSFHNYTIHWNPSEVVWYVDNFPIRVFRNYENQNKNITYANKQPMRVYASLWNADDWATQGGRIKTNWTLAPFVVKYRGFKPSACVWTGVASISQCAKNIPANWWASPAYSQLSTAQKNKMTWVKNNYKFYDYCNDINRFQRKMPAECSLPQF, encoded by the exons ATGGCATCTAGAGGTGAATTAGGCCGATCGATGATGTGGTTGGTGGTCATCTTAGTTGGTTCGTTTTGCTTGAACCATGTTCGAGCCGACTTCACAACCGACACGACTTTCAATTTTGGATCCCATCAATCTTCAATTCTCAACAATGGATCTGACCTACAACTTGTCCTCACCAATTCTTCgg GTGGGGGCATTCAATCAAAGAACCAATACTTGTTTGGCAGCTTTGAAGTATCGATCAAATTAATTCGAGGAAACTCAGCTGGAACTGTCACAACATTCTAC CTATCTTCTATCGGAAATAATCATGATGAAATCGACTTCGAGTTCTTGGGAAACGAAACGGGACAACCTTATACTATCCATACAAATATATTTGTCAAAGGAGTGGGCAATAAAGAACAACAATTCCGCCTTTGGTTCGACCCAACTTCTAGCTTTCACAACTACACCATTCATTGGAATCCTTCGGAAGTTGT GTGGTACGTGGATAACTTTCCAATTCGAGTATTCAGGAACTAcgaaaaccaaaataaaaatatcacttATGCCAACAAGCAGCCAATGCGAGTTTACGCTAGCTTATGGAATGCTGACGATTGGGCGACTCAAGGTGGACGTATCAAGACTAACTGGACACTAGCCCCGTTTGTTGTCAAGTATCGCGGGTTCAAACCAAGTGCATGTGTGTGGACAGGAGTTGCGAGTATTAGCCAATGCGCTAAGAACATCCCCGCAAATTGGTGGGCATCTCCAGCTTATAGCCAATTGAGCACTGCCCAAAAGAACAAGATGACATGGGTGAAGAACAATTACAAGTTCTATGACTATTGCAATGACATCAACCGTTTTCAAAGGAAAATGCCTGCAGAGTGTTCCTTGCCTCAATTCTAA